tttctcctccaaacacaagaagttgagtttctacctaaaagttatgttttggtttcatctgaccatatgacattctcccactcttcttctggatcatccaaatgctctctagcaaacttcagacgggtccgaacatgtactggcttaagcaggtggacacatctggcactgcaggaattgatggctgcatagtgtgttactgatggtagcctttgttactttggtcccagctctctgcaggtcattcactaggttcccccatgtggttctgggatttttgctcaccattctggtgataatttttaccctacgggatgagatcttgcatggagccccagatcgagggacattatcagtgttcttgtatgtcttacattttctaataattgctcccacagttgatttcttcacaccaagctgcttacctattgcagattcagtcgtcccagcctggtgcagatctacaattttgtttctggtgtcctttgacagctctttggtcttggccatagttgagtttgcattctgactgttttaggttgtggacaggtgtcttttatactgctaacaagttcaaacaggtgccattaatacaggtaacaagtggaggacagaggatcctcttaaagaaaaagttacaggtctgtgagagaaagaaatcttgcttttttgttattgaccaaatacttattttccaccataaattgcaaataaattcttaaaaaatcagacaatgtgattctctggatttttttcctcattttgtctctcatagttgaagtgtacctatgatgaaaattacaggcctctctcatctttttaagtgggagaacttgcacaattggtggttgactaaatacttttttgccccactgtattcACTATCAGCTTGCTGTACATCACCCGTGAGAGCATCTCAGTCCTGCAGATATACAGTACAATACATGTGTTATGAGTCCCTGCTGTGCTTTTTCAGACCTTTACGCCTTCGTACCACCAGCCAATAACGTTCACAGAAAGCACAGTTAAACCtctagtaatattttgttggATCCCAAGGCCTCCATATGTTGTTAATGAGCTTTATGTCTGCTgagttttgttatttatttaatccACATGTGTTAAGTGATTGATTAAAGGTTTAAATGGGCACTAGTACATTTTTACTACAAAACATCTTCTTGAGTAATCTACTTTAACATCTGCTTGATCTTTATTTTATGATTtgtctttattaaatatttattcagATGCATGCCTGTATTTAGTCTCGGTAaaagctttaaaataaaataattttaaatatcctacaccaaatatttattaataaactCAAAACGTTATACACTGTACATAAGAGTAGTGAATTTGAAGTTGTTCATGTCTTCTTCATACTCCTTGATGgatgtttaaacatttttgcatctgaagtGCATCTGAACCCTCTCTAAAAGTAGGTCAAGTGAATGTTTAAGTGTGTGTTGATGTGGTGTGAGCAGCGTTTTTAAGGTTTGAGAAAAGGTTTTAAGGTTTGCCCTCTAGTTTATCACAAGACAGAGTTCATATGatgctttaaaaacattatCTGCTAAGGTTAGACCAAAACCCACACAAGGATTAGATGTTTTGACTACAACACAATCTGTTTTAGCATTCAAAATATTTGGTGTGACCTTATTTCCTCTTGTAACGCATTGAGCTTCTGAATATAAATGATGATGGTGATCTATTGAAAAGTTAGACTTCGCTTGCTGGAGCAATTAAgtgcattaaataaaaaactatgtTAACATAAAATAATAAGGCAGCTTATTACGAAcacttttttttgcaatttcacaacAAATCAGAACTGAAATCCACCCAGCAGACAAATCTTATTCACTACACGTGAACTACACTTCTGAGAAAAACTTTGTTCAAAGCTTTGTTTTGTTGTATATTTGGCAGTGATGTTATTCCTCTCACATGTCTGTTAAACCATCATGCAGACAGACAGTAAGTCTGTGACAGTTAGTCACTACTGTGGCTGTTTTAGCAGTTCTGTTATAGTATGAATGTCACTAAAACTGCTGAATGTAGTTTATTTCTTTCTAATCTCTCCtgtactttatatatatatatatatatatatatatatatatatatatatatatattagggctgtcaaaattaacgcgttaataacgcgttaacgcaaattcattttaacgccactaattttattaacggagattaacgcaacgcgcaatttctgtttgacccttggtccagcccatagttgaatgaacagagacgcagtcgcagacaaatgtgtgttttcatagaaataagaacattaagcaaattgtctaccaaatccaatgctctaaatgatcgttggacatctgaaatgatctttatttatacgtctgagaggtgtaacgttaccgtcctcctaatgcttaatctaatacaaagatgcgtctcaattcattttggtttcgcttttatgcatgacttataaaatagactgcaggacttgcttgatgttaaaagagtcattaagagagataaagttcggtacctgattaatgttaaagagttattaagagagacaagactcaaaagcagtggcggtcctggctagatttacgccctgggcgaaccatcccttggccgcccccagaaaaaaaaattaccccCAAACCCCGCCACcaacatgtattattttgttatatataatcttaaatacaaaaaggtagaagagagaaaaacatgtaatacagTATAAACACCCACTCatgcacacgcgcacacacacacacacacacacacacacacactgttgcTGCTGTGGAAGTATCTGACTCCTCATTTTGGCCAGTGGGTGCTCTAGCTCTAAAATATTTCAGAAGTGCCCCTGAATTAACAATTAAGATACAATTATGTAAGTTAGATACACTTATTTAACACATGCATCAGTTACCCATGATTAAAATGaccataacacacattttattagtatttgttaacatcctaTATAAACTAAGCATACActacaaattattaaaaaagatatatcactgtagcttacaaaatgccatgtcaATGTATATTAGAAGTTATTTAAGTTGACACATATAgcgtaaagcaataaaaaattacacagtccggaggtctgtgtgaatttgCACTTTTGTGTTGCACACACAAACTAGTGTGTTGCCTATAGAGTGAATTTAGTTGCATGGCATGATGCCTCAATTCTAATAGTTGCTCAGCAAAACTAAAACCAAATACAGTCGTATTCTGTGGCTAATAGCAACATATTAGCAAGAGTGCGAGGCTAATATAAATAGCCTATTTCCTACTGTCACTCACGTTGTCACAGCAATCGGCATACCTTTATCTTTTGCCCGtttctcctcatcttctttTCCTGAACCGGGCAACTGAGATGGCTACTTTGGTCTTTTAATTTGATCCATGGATGATGAAGATTCGACATCATTAACTTTGCATTACATAACAACAACGTCCGTTTTACCCGTCAATCAACCGGAGTCACGTGACGTGAGTCGCGTAGATGACTCTACcgaattttttttcacataacgCAACTAATTACATGTTTGTATGTATATTGGTCTATGTTAATTTTAGgaatgaaaaatacaatttacttggaagcagacgcagcagtttgtgttgtgtgtggcCTCTGGCCTGGGATCAGTTATTTGGAAGCAGACGCAGCAGTTTGTGTTGTGTGACGTCTGGCCTGGGATCAGTCAATCCCTCGCTCGCCCCCCGTTAAGGCGAGCGAGGGACTTGCAGTCGCAAGTTGATTCCCCGCCCCCCTCACGCGTGCCTCTTCTGACACGCACACAACTGTGTTTCTCAGCACTAACGTGACATGGAAATGAGCGgttttgatttaatttttttttttagggcgctcgtgcgccctcacatagattgcgccctgggcgttcgcccacattgcccatagcaaaaaccggccctgctcaaaagcgatcccctcacgctgactgactgatatctgaagcgcgtgcacacagacgcgcgagtgcgcgacccggatatatagacatctacacaaaattacagttttacaaatatctgttttgataagaattcacgcaggtaggctatataatctgttatgttttaagtaaatgtttggttaactgttgggtaaaactatctgatgtgtaacattatattagatcacttagattttaagcagtctgtctcaatgtcaatcaaacaaaaggaaaaaaagttgaacatacattgatgatgtttttgctttgtgtgtgctaaatctattagttttaccagtgattttaaggtattgatgtggtaatataatgtatgtggaaatgtttgtggtaatttgactctttcaacttcaaacacgtgtagttctgtcatattttgttaacaaatcatgcattgttctatgttttaatagagaatgtcaaaatatgaacaactattttttttaaatttgctaattccgactcaacttgccagcacaggtcacaaatgatgcagcagcaaacaaaaatggagaaagaaaaatcttctgaaaggaaaattcatatacaaaacaatggctggtgattctgttaaaatgtaaacaggctgttgttaacatacatttgcataaagcatctatatatgtatatatgattagaatattaaaaacctgaaaagtgttaaattagggtaaatttagaatggataaaaatgtgcgattaatttgcgattaatcgcagttaactcatgaaatcatgcgattaatctagattaatttttttaatctattgacagccctaatatatatatatatatatatatatatatatatatatatatatatatatatacactctgctattttgcaagttctcccactttgaaatcatggaggggtctgaaattgtcatcgtgcatgtccactgtgggagacataatctaaaaaaatccagaaatcacaatgtatgatttttttaaaactatttatttgtatcatacagctgcaaataaaccggttagtctgcctttaaaatgtccacctccactccatttattatcctaaattagatgtacctgtttgaggtcattagctgcataaagacacctgtccaccccataaaatcagtaagaatcaaactactaacatggccaagaccaaagagctgtccaaagacactagagacaaaattgtacacctccacaaggcttgAAAGGGCTACAGAGAAAGCAGCTTGGTGataaaaggtccactgttggagcaatcatttgaaaatggaagaagctaaacatgattGTCAATCttcctcggactggggctccatgcaagatctcatcTTTTGGGTTCTCAATGATcttaagaaaggtgagaaatcagcccagaactacacaggaggagctggtcaatgacctgaaaagaggtgggaccaccgtttccaaggttactgttggtattATACCAAGaagtcatggtttgaaatcatgcatggcacagaaggttcccctgcttaaaccagcacatgtccaggcctgtcttaagtttgccaatgaccatttggatgatccagaggagtcatgggagaaagtcatgtggtcagatgacaccaaaatataacttttttgtcataattccactaaaagtgtttggaggaagaatgatgagtaccatcccaagaacaccatcacgactgtgaagcatgggggtggtactgtagcatcatgctttagaggtgtttttctgcacatgggacagggtgactgcactgtattaaagagaggatgaccggggccatgtattgcgagattgtggggaacaacctccttaaCTCAGTTAGAttattgaagatgggtcgaggctgggtttttcaacatgacaatgacccgaagcacacagtcAGGATAaacaaggagtggctctgtaagaagcatattaAGGTTCTgacgtggcctagccagtctccagacctaaacccaatagaaaatctttggagggagctcaaactccgtgtttctcaacgacaggccagaaacctgactgatctagagaagatctgtgtggaggagtgtgTCAGGATTTAGCAGAAGAAaggaacccaaatgcagacacaGATACAAAAACGATaatgatttattaaatacaaaaacagaaaacaaaacccacgagggggtaaacagAACAGGGAAAACACTACTCGCACGAGACTACACTAAACATTATCATAAACTagtgttcttcactcccaatcctggagagccggtgccctgcagagttttgctccaaccttaatcaaacacacctacctgtgattttctattgatcatgaagacattgattagcttgcaggtgtgtttgattaaggttggagctaaactctgcaaggcaccggctctccagggttgggagtgaagaacactgtcataaacaaaacactaaacagGAACATGAGAATACTAAGCAAAACCTCACTGGAAGACTACAGATCACACGGTAACAATGACGAACCCGTAATGGGCAACAAGGACTCTTGaatagggacaaaataaattacatacacctggaaaAATCATGaataagggatcggggaaaaagtgacgagacccgggaaatgcgtggtcagaataaaccaatactaaatcCATCATagaacattgtactgtcagaaccctgccatgctgactagatctaaatacaaacaaggatctggcaggatcctgacagagtgggccaaaatccctcctgcagtgtgtgcaaacctggtgaaaaactacaggaaacgtttgacctctgtaattgccaacaaaggctactgtaccaaatattaacattgacttcctcaggtgttcaaatacttatttgcagctgtatcatacaaataaaattcatacattgtgatttctggattgtATTTTCGGATtgtgtctctcacagtggacatgcacctacaatgACCTTTTTGTCTTACCttaatagtttttttctttgaacCTGATGTTGATGCATACAGTCCATATCCATATTATCCTTGTCTTGTTGaataaaaaaactgatcaaCTATTAACTTTTAAGGCCTTTTGCTACAACTTCTTGTATTTGGCAAATTTTGTCAATGTTTACCTGGTTAATTTCGAACCTTGGTCAGAGCATACATTCTGAAATCTGTCTAATCCTTTAAACATGAAATATTGAATATTTCTAGACTATCTGGTTATACCAAGACATTTCTAAGTCTTTTGTTGatgttacttttttactttgacAGGTTAAAGACAACCACTGATGTCAACTGAAGATCAATACTGTGTCTCTACCACCATTGTGAAAGATGCCATTACTTACTTTAGCTTTAAGCTTAAAAGCTGAAATGGCTCCAGACCTCAAAGGAGGATCAACAAGACTAAACACAAGAGCTTAGGAACACAAAACCCTCTGGAAAGATGAGTGTGAATGATGAAAATGTCAGACCTTTTGGGACCAGCAATGAAGAATGCTGTAGGGAAGTCAGGAACAACAACAGACATGCTGAGAAATCCTTGGATGGAGATGCCAATGCTAATGAAATCCAAATAAGAGATGAAGGGACTTTGGAGGTCAATGGCACAATCTCCTCTTTGGCGTTTCACACTGAGGAAGAGGTGAAGATGATTATCCAGAGCACTGATTCCCCATGTGAAGACCCAGAGCTTGCTGAGTTTGAGATGCTGGAAAGTCAGGAACTAGAGGATGAGAACACTATTCCTAAAAAACCTGCTATAGATAAATGTATTTCCTCCTTGCTAACTTCAGTAGAGCAAGATTCCACTTGCTTTCAGTCTACAAGCAAAGAAAAGGTGACCAGGATGGCTAAGACAGAGGTTAGCTCTGAGAATGATGTTTTTGAGTCTTGCTTCTCCACAATGTCTAGTCTTGGAGAAAGTTTTGCTAGTGCCCTTGACCATGTCAGTCGATCTCACAGCTCTAATTCATGCCATGCATCTTTAGGTCCCTACCGAACTCTCTCTGAGGACCTTACTCTTACCTCACAGTCTTGTTGTCTAACCATATCAGATAAAAGTCGAATCTCTCAACACACAGAGGACAAGCATCATCAAAGagaaataaacacaacacacaTTGGAAGTGTTGATCTCAATCTTAACTCTACCACTTTGCCAGAGGAACATCTTTTAGAAGCACAAGTAAACCAACCAGCTACACACTTTGAAACATATGAGAGCTCCGGTCAGCTGGCAAATAGCATGAGTGATTGTAGCATTGTAAGGGCCAACAAGGACCACAATGAATCAGGAAGTGCAAGTCAGGACAAGGCAGAAGAACCTGGAATTCTTGTTATGGCACAAGACACAGATCCacagaaaacaatatatacTACTAAATCTGGTCAACCTGTCATCCAAGATAACAGACAGCCTGCAAGAAAGTTTTCCCAGCATTCCATTAGTGATTTGAAGAATAAACTCAAATCTTACGAGGAGGGATCTCCTGAGTTGAATCTTAATCAATCAAAACCAAACTTAACAGGTACATCTGTCCACTCTAGTTGTTCTGAACCACAACCGTACAAGAAGCAAGCATCTTTTGAAAAAGCACGAAGTTCTAGTACATCCAGTTTGGAAAGGAGAAAACCTTGGGGTAGCCCGTCTCGCCATGATGCACCTCAATCCCCTAAAACCTCCGGTTCACCTAGAAAACAACCACCTTCATCACCAGCCAGAATTATCAGCACAAAAGAGGCAAGTCAGGAACGTAGTGAAACTCCACAGAAGGGCACCAGTGGTCTGAGGCAAGCAAGCAAAAGCTTTCTCAGCAGCAGTAGTAGTATTCCAAAACCTTTCCTTTCTCAACATCCTCAACATGAGTCTGAACCTAAGAAGTCCTCTCCAGCCCAGAAACCCAAAAACGTCAGACCAAAAATCATCACCTCTGTCCGCAAGAGCTCTCAGGCAAAACCAGCTTCCGAGGGCCCCTACGAAGTATCGACACTACCGCCCAGACTTACACCATATGTCACCTCTCCAGCCCCCAAAGACCTCAAGACTGAGGGGTCCAGAGGTTCACCTGTGTTGAGTTCATCTAATATTCTTTATGATAAGTATCAGCAGGACATACAGAGGTCAGGGTATTACTCCCCTCCAGGAGTATCTGGGATCAGGCCACGTAATCACAACGTTCCACACAAAATGGTGGGCAAATCAGAGAGTTTCCATAGAGAGCTGCAAGATGAATACTTACACGAGGTGGGACACTAGTGTCTCAAATTCTTGACTACATAGTTTTCTTTAAGCATTATTgattctttctattttttattgaaaacgtGGTAACAAAGACCTCAAGAGATGCTTATCACTGTTTCAGGGTAATATAGGGGTGCCGCTGATTTCCAATGATGTTGCTGGTGTTTTCCGCTTTCCCAGAGCATTAAGGCCTCAGCTTGGCCTTGGTGCTGTCACGAGACAGCCTGCTGCTAAGAACAGGGTGGTTTCACAAGGCCAAAGGTCAGCATCACCCCTGAGTTATGCGGCTACAGCTGGTCCGGCTCCAAACACTCAACAGGAACCCACAGGTCAGCACCAAACTTTGAAAGGATTGCTCCACTTTCATTAGAAAATTTCCTGAAATTGTACTCACCCACATGTCATAAAAACTATGTTCAAGTCTTTATATAgttgaaaagaaattatgttttttgaggaaaacattccaggatattTTTCCATTTAGTGGACTTCAATTGAACCCTAGGGTTTGAAAGTCCAAATTGCAGTTTCAGTGCAGCTTCAAAAGCCTCGAAATGATCCCAAACCATggcataagggttttatctagtGAAGTgatctttatttttgtaaaaccacaacttctcgtcttgcattAACTCTAGGATGCGTGTCCGCATTCGAAAGGTCACACATGACGTATTGtaaactaccgctccagtgtttacaagtgtggagaaggaGGACCGTTCAgaagttgttgtatgtgaaatgacactaattaatgtctttgggctctatcttacacccggcgcaatgcagcgcaatgcgcgacgcaagtgtctttcgctagtttccaccctaatttcacgtttagcgccgcgttgtttaaatagcaaatgcatttgcgcccccttgtgtgcccatgggcgttctggtctgaaaatgagatgtgtttaggcgcattgttggcgcgtattttgaggcaactaaaatagactacgccattgaccaacaaaaacctggtctaaagtctaaagtcaatggcgcaatgtgttttatgttatttaaagagcgcattagtaatatgcgcctataaacgggaggacaacgcgggtttgcttatcacaaaggacatgaatgcgcagcagcacaaaaatgctttaaaatatgaaagattaaaggattgaatgtaaaagattattattgagtctcttggacatatttataaatgaggactgattatgagacgttagaaggcgcaaagagctgctttacctgcagcctgataagtaaataaatgctttgctttgaacaaatgcgtctgtttttaaatgttttttttaatgctacctcacggatttattttatatgatgtacctgtggatatggtgagatgagaaacatttgtaagtaatgcttaaaaaaactctttgctaaaaaaaacgctgtccaaagtgctgaaacgtgaggagagccgtttgtaatttctttatctcctgtttgttacaaataaagtatttttagagtacaaaccttatcttacatacttgtaaattattttttgatgaaattggatagccatacattttaagcaattaaaagcctgctttttacttccatgactaaaagaaaacgggttttaaaggttttaataaaaaaataacaatttcaatacaagtgaaaaacaacacaattatttaacattaatcttaaactggggatcttctacctccgcttagtttttcagtttacaaaatcCGTCAtttaaatagggattagacatagcgccagcgcaacttgcttttaaagggaatgagagctgtgactgtcattggtttactgcacgttacgcccaaaatactcccattacaataggacctaccctttttgaccatgcgctcggcgcaaaaacaatttttcccatcgttaaattagcaaaagtggattcggacacgcccatttagacgttgcgctgtgcgctttagacaatgtgcttagatcgttaaaatagggccctttgtgtcagtttattgtttaaaatggtccataCGTGTGCATTTCACATACGTCTTGCATGACTCTCCGacatgattacgtaatacgtaaggttgCAGATGTGCATCCTGGgttagtgcaagacgagaagttggtTGGTTGGAAGTGGTTAAAAAGTACTCTCTTTTTTGGTGAAAATGAAGATCGTttctctagataagacccttatgccttggcTGGGATCTTTTGGAGCCCTTTAAAGCTGTATTAAAACTGCAATATATATATCAACCCTGATATCTTTggtattgactgagtaaggccatgtcaaagattaaaatcaatctgaaattaatgattaaaatcaaactttaatgctccagATCTCATAATAAGATTATTTTAACCAAAGAGACTTGCATGACAAggtatcagtatgtgtgtttcttgGGATCAAAGCCATAACCTCttgcactgctaacgcaatcctctaccagttgagctaaaGTTGTCCTTCACTAGTTATGAATTTATTGCGCTGTGTTGATTTCATGATTTCAACATGTTGAATGCAAGATTTAAGATGTTTTCATTAATTATTACAGACTAAACAAAACTGTAAGGCAGTCACATTAGGCTGTTTATGAAGAGATTTATTTGGTCACAGTAATAATAAGACTTGTCTGCTGTTTAACAGTGGATCAGAAGAGAATGGCATCAAGTGTTCCCCCCAAATTTTTGCTCCCAAAACCGGGTCAGTCTGGACTGCGTCCACCGGGGTTCTCACATCTGCCTCCTGCCCAACTGGCTGCCTTTGGCTTCGTCCGCAGTGCCAGTGTGTCTTCTGTGTCCAGCAACCAATCAAACGATAGCACACACAGTGACCCCTGCCGAACCAGCCGTGAGTCTTATAACTCTTTTTAAAC
This sequence is a window from Misgurnus anguillicaudatus chromosome 24, ASM2758022v2, whole genome shotgun sequence. Protein-coding genes within it:
- the mtus2b gene encoding microtubule-associated tumor suppressor candidate 2 isoform X3 produces the protein MSVNDENVRPFGTSNEECCREVRNNNRHAEKSLDGDANANEIQIRDEGTLEVNGTISSLAFHTEEEVKMIIQSTDSPCEDPELAEFEMLESQELEDENTIPKKPAIDKCISSLLTSVEQDSTCFQSTSKEKVTRMAKTEVSSENDVFESCFSTMSSLGESFASALDHVSRSHSSNSCHASLGPYRTLSEDLTLTSQSCCLTISDKSRISQHTEDKHHQREINTTHIGSVDLNLNSTTLPEEHLLEAQVNQPATHFETYESSGQLANSMSDCSIVRANKDHNESGSASQDKAEEPGILVMAQDTDPQKTIYTTKSGQPVIQDNRQPARKFSQHSISDLKNKLKSYEEGSPELNLNQSKPNLTGTSVHSSCSEPQPYKKQASFEKARSSSTSSLERRKPWGSPSRHDAPQSPKTSGSPRKQPPSSPARIISTKEASQERSETPQKGTSGLRQASKSFLSSSSSIPKPFLSQHPQHESEPKKSSPAQKPKNVRPKIITSVRKSSQAKPASEGPYEVSTLPPRLTPYVTSPAPKDLKTEGSRGSPVLSSSNILYDKYQQDIQRSGYYSPPGVSGIRPRNHNVPHKMVGKSESFHRELQDEYLHEGNIGVPLISNDVAGVFRFPRALRPQLGLGAVTRQPAAKNRVVSQGQRSASPLSYAATAGPAPNTQQEPTVDQKRMASSVPPKFLLPKPGQSGLRPPGFSHLPPAQLAAFGFVRSASVSSVSSNQSNDSTHSDPCRTSRPNSASEETLLCRAPLPSAESSSSRSPHRASPPPLTRRSLLPPPRGSPVASRKEFQRDEITRPIVSSPKRFAVVSPKPQSPVRQKSCVARLGGRVEGVDAERERLMVQKLRERCIDQAQKLITLQDELRRSSRCLDVFVITTQHFCQKSESAAVKERELSLQLARIRDEVEVSVQRWERLQGEKVQLEQSFERELKGLREEQQKDLKALQERLVEEHRSEIQRLQQQQKKRLELLLTQHQEQVDEMSESHETALTEMEVTHSAALATLQEEHNRTVKNLRMAHEQQKKSMEEEFEKLRLSLQDQVDTLTFQNRSLRDRAKRFEEALRRSTDEQIVDALAPYQHIEEDLKSLKEVLEMKNQQIHEQELKISELEKMAQKNVLLEERIQVLQQQNEDLKDRIDRNLAMSRQLSEENANLQVYVEKESNEKKRLSRTNEELMWRLQTGELSPRMSPTQSPLHRPASSPPSPSRIQTFPR